A single region of the Sorghum bicolor cultivar BTx623 chromosome 9, Sorghum_bicolor_NCBIv3, whole genome shotgun sequence genome encodes:
- the LOC8077942 gene encoding microtubule-binding protein TANGLED1 has protein sequence MVARSPNAKPDRQTAAALAAAAALNPALVRETLKKVDRCMARLQELQYTVAGGAKVVSGVSLSPRSTRGYLRTSLRCKQETVRQVLMFCYSWEFSVSDSDDPCRRRMRGGASAQKRSPNGKFGGVGASGGEGAQWRRMSLPAMLLGETVLEIVQASQFARDIVTAAGATNREPPRTPKPTPRTRKPAAEQTPLRARRAREKQSHRGGAATRFADAATPPSRGRVRSRIQFKPASPVAVAVAVGRPSVSANRVSPKNRPWAKKAVMFPNPAFHASTSAAANTDACATPSPSKKQKRFYTTRSPVVALARQTPHKFLVKSPPSALGSKLRIHGKAVLPARPAATVSPPPPVKAQASPAKTRRCSFSPSRLATRLVSPIKARLSLNRSRDRDSGVGVGGGGPMRGLKQRPGVSLTVRTVSSKISSR, from the exons ATGGTGGCGAGGAGCCCCAACGCCAAGCCGGACAGGCAGACGGCGGCAGCCCTCGCCGCGGCTGCCGCGCTCAACCCGGCTCTCGTCAGGGAGACGCTCAAGAAG GTTGACAGGTGCATGGCGCGGCTGCAGGAGCTGCAGTACACGGTGGCCGGCGGCGCCAAGGTCGTCTCCGGCGTCAGCCTCAGCCCCCGCAGCACGCGCGGGTACCTCCGCACCAGCCTCCGATGCAAGCAGGAGACCGTCAGGCAAGTGCTTATGTTCTGCT ATTcttgggaattctctgtctctGACTCTGACGACCCTTGCCGCCGCAGGATGAGGGGCGGCGCGTCGGCGCAGAAGAGGTCCCCGAACGGCAAGTTCGGCGGCGTCGGCGCCAGCGGCGGAGAGGGCGCGCAGTGGCGGCGAATGTCCCTTCCGGCGATGCTGCTCGGcgagaccgtgctagagatcgTGCAGGCCAGCCAGTTCGCGCGGGACATCGTCACGGCGGCCGGCGCTACGAATCGGGAGCCCCCGAGGACCCCGAAACCGACTCCCAGGACCAGGAAGCCGGCGGCGGAGCAGACGCCCCTCCGCGCCCGGCGTGCCCGGGAGAAGCAGAGCCATCGGGGCGGCGCCGCGACGCGCTTCGCCGACGCCGCCACGCCGCCGTCGCGCGGCCGCGTGCGGTCCCGGATCCAGTTCAAGCCCGCGTCGCCGGTCGCGGTCGCGGTCGCCGTCGGCCGGCCGTCGGTGTCCGCCAACCGCGTCTCCCCGAAGAACCGCCCCTGGGCCAAGAAGGCGGTGATGTTCCCGAACCCCGCGTTCCACGCCTCCACCTCCGCCGCCGCAAACACCGACGCGTGCGCGACGCCGTCGCCTTCCAAGAAGCAGAAGCGGTTCTACACGACGCGGTCCCCGGTCGTGGCGCTGGCGCGGCAGACGCCGCACAAGTTCCTTGTCAAGTCGCCGCCGAGCGCGCTGGGGTCCAAGCTCAGGATCCACGGGAAGGCTGTTCTGCCGGCAAGACCTGCCGCCACCGTGTCACCGCCGCCGCCCGTGAAGGCGCAGGCGTCACCTGCGAAAACCCGGCGCTGCTCGTTCTCGCCGTCAAGATTGGCGACAAGGCTCGTGTCGCCGATCAAGGCGAGGCTGTCGCTGAACAGGAGCCGGGACCGGGACAGCGGCGTCGGTGTAGGCGGCGGTGGCCCAATGAGAGGGCTGAAGCAGCGGCCGGGTGTCAGCTTGACGGTGCGGACGGTGTCGAGCAAGATATCATCGAGGTGA
- the LOC8076822 gene encoding probable calcium-binding protein CML15 — MGKVRSFFSRSRSGGSKRGAAGAPGASSPFSSAPPSPLPRRSPSAARAADETERVFRKFDANGDGQISRCELAALFASVGHAATDDEVSRMMEEADADGDGCISLTEFAALMDAASADAAAVEEDLRHAFMVFDADGNGLITPAELARVMRGLGESATVAQCRRMIQGVDRNGDGLVSFDEFKLMMAAGGGGFGRIGAA, encoded by the coding sequence ATGGGCAAGGTCCGCTCCTTCTTCTCCCGCTCCCGCAGCGGCGGCAGCAAGCGCGGCGCCGCCGGGGCACCAGGCGCGTCCTCGCCCTTCTCCTCCGCGCCGCCCTCCCCTCTGCCTCGTAGGTCGCCGTCGGCGGCGCGGGCCGCGGACGAGACGGAGCGCGTGTTCCGCAAGTTCGACGCGAACGGCGACGGCCAGATCTCGCGGTGCGAGCTGGCGGCGCTGTTCGCGAGCGTGGGGCACGCGGCCACCGACGACGAGGTGTCGCGGATGATGGAGGAGGCCGACGCGGACGGCGACGGGTGCATCAGCCTGACCGAGTTCGCGGCGCTCATGGACGCGGCCagcgccgacgccgccgccgtcgaggagGACCTCAGGCACGCCTTCATGGTCTTCGACGCCGACGGCAACGGCCTCATCACCCCCGCCGAGCTCGCCCGCGTCATGCGAGGCCTCGGCGAGTCCGCCACCGTCGCGCAGTGCCGCCGCATGATCCAGGGCGTCGACCGCAACGGGGATGGCCTCGTCTCCTTCGATGAGTTCAAGCTCATgatggccgccggcggcggcgggttcgGCAGGATCGGTGCTGCCTAG
- the LOC110430464 gene encoding uncharacterized protein LOC110430464, producing the protein MSLRIVLVQTSRSANIDNSFRSNFPSLLRLDPSPPRSLGLPLPPDRSSGDNALAARTPTVAIPGHHGAVRPGPAGRRRLGSRRCLLFSGGHALDETLAASSSLLVATAKLRGCFMRLKPINNLQPRRWTDKLLQLVLVFWYLS; encoded by the exons ATGTCCCTCCGTATAGTTCTTGTACAAACATCACGTTCTG CAAATATAGACAACAGCTTCCGCTCCAACTTCCCGAGCCTTCTGCGTCTCGACCCTTCTCCTCCTCGCTCGCTcggtctccctctccctcccgatAGGAGCAGCGGCGACAACGCCCTTGCGGCACGCACCCCCACGGTGGCCATCCCCGGCCACCACGGAGCGGTGCGACCGGGCCCCGCTGGTCGCCGCCGGCTTGGCTCCCGGCGCTGCCTCCTTTTTTCCGGTGGGCATGCGCTCGACGAAACCCTAGCTGCATCTTCATCGCTGCTGGTGGCGACGGCGAAGCTCCGCGGCTGCTTCATGCG TTTAAAGCCAATCAATAACTTGCAGCCACGGCGCTGGACGGACAAGCTTCTCCAGTTAGTATTGGTTTTCTG GTACTTATCATGA